A part of Myxococcus landrumus genomic DNA contains:
- a CDS encoding B-box zinc finger protein, whose amino-acid sequence MAPMVGVTPRCAVHPDEEADATCQRCGAFVCGTCATWVMSVLYCTDCAARPEVNYLEVFRLKFWGKRDANAWVVGIVSLGLIAGAAFAASQGEWLAAVVMLGAAGVGGGFFLGQRWARPALVLTPITAGLVAASVHGPGALVLSFLVFVSALQTFLDARNRLFFRVEVSEKDLRRLWDLRVNNPLARNALSLGITSFIIPVFAPFAVLVGALALRKVDLNARPPIGRKGQAMAAIVLGVGAVVFWVLVVIPYLQRLTNGRLFL is encoded by the coding sequence ATGGCCCCCATGGTTGGTGTCACGCCGCGCTGCGCGGTCCATCCGGATGAGGAAGCCGACGCCACGTGTCAGCGCTGTGGCGCCTTCGTCTGTGGCACCTGCGCGACCTGGGTGATGTCCGTGTTGTATTGCACGGACTGCGCGGCTCGGCCGGAGGTGAACTACCTGGAGGTCTTCCGCCTGAAGTTCTGGGGGAAGCGCGACGCCAACGCGTGGGTGGTGGGCATCGTCTCGCTGGGGCTCATCGCGGGCGCGGCGTTCGCGGCGTCCCAGGGGGAGTGGCTCGCGGCCGTGGTGATGCTGGGGGCCGCGGGGGTGGGCGGGGGCTTCTTCCTGGGGCAGCGCTGGGCAAGGCCCGCGCTGGTCCTCACGCCCATCACGGCGGGGCTCGTGGCCGCGTCGGTCCATGGGCCGGGCGCGCTGGTGCTGAGCTTCCTGGTGTTCGTCTCCGCGCTGCAGACCTTCCTCGACGCCCGGAACCGGCTCTTCTTCCGGGTGGAGGTGTCCGAGAAGGACCTGCGCCGGCTGTGGGACCTGCGCGTCAACAATCCGCTGGCCCGGAACGCGCTGTCGCTGGGCATCACGTCGTTCATCATCCCGGTGTTCGCGCCCTTCGCCGTGCTCGTGGGCGCGCTGGCCTTGCGGAAGGTGGACCTCAACGCCAGGCCTCCCATCGGCCGCAAGGGACAGGCGATGGCGGCCATCGTGCTGGGCGTGGGCGCGGTGGTGTTCTGGGTCCTGGTGGTGATTCCCTACCTCCAACGTCTCACGAACGGACGGCTGTTCCTCTGA
- a CDS encoding DUF2267 domain-containing protein, producing MANESEGREEAGVRPSATEDLRAQRHESRTSRTYEFFLRDLEARVGGDRALAQRAAESVLCTLEQRLMGTEVKQLEAQLPAKVRDLLKRCPRHEGLPPRKFKLLEFLQRVGEDLDTTPNEAERLSRAVFATVRGHISEGEADDVMGQLPADLRALWIPEA from the coding sequence ATGGCGAATGAATCCGAGGGGCGGGAAGAAGCGGGCGTCCGCCCGAGCGCCACCGAGGACCTCCGCGCCCAGCGGCACGAGTCGAGGACGTCGCGGACGTATGAGTTCTTCCTCAGGGACCTCGAGGCGAGGGTGGGAGGCGACCGTGCCCTCGCGCAGCGGGCGGCGGAGTCGGTGCTCTGCACGCTCGAGCAGCGGCTCATGGGGACGGAGGTGAAGCAACTGGAGGCGCAGCTTCCGGCCAAGGTGCGCGACTTGTTGAAGCGCTGCCCGCGCCATGAGGGCTTGCCTCCGCGCAAGTTCAAGCTGCTGGAGTTTCTCCAACGGGTCGGTGAGGACCTGGACACCACGCCCAACGAAGCCGAGCGCCTCAGTCGCGCCGTGTTCGCCACGGTGCGAGGGCACATCTCCGAAGGCGAGGCCGACGATGTGATGGGCCAGCTTCCCGCGGACCTGCGCGCGCTGTGGATTCCCGAGGCGTGA
- a CDS encoding HEAT repeat domain-containing protein — translation MSPRLKSLLTLFAVLVMVSLWSIELPDEPPVLPAPPPELPVPEVPQAPVLQGVKGRHRVLTPGLEHRYHFDLDTRTAEQLPGAEAGRSWRQFGWSGTLELTYVGLEGERHFFAGRLSLTRVEENGLPDEASLRELGTALEQPVYLAQDLRGRILTVYSDATLKHRARHLVSLLLSTTQFVAEDGRSWSTEETDTTGDFESEYRAGGSANTYVKTQRRYLRTALPLWAPLGPRGPGLMVPRLRGHLDFTLDEEGLVREVTGSEVVETGGGALGLPLLRTETRVALTRWDSRQGPPLSMVAFRETRARLGAEPLSASQSTVTPERDRLLVGDATLEELIHALEDTPREDESVHVLLRERLSALLRWKPSSAKDAARWFRSRLLDDAVASDVLDALGDAGTPEAQHALASLLLPSRRDAHLRALSAAGRVGRPTVELALALTRALESARKPELRHAAMMALGTVARNLERFEPGHALDLVEDLLKHCEARPLDVEPCLRAMARMGSPRSLAYASTARSHPSPHIRAAATEALGAIDGADVDVLLDTVLLEDTDALVREKAAEVISRRVAAPHLRAATQALRTEPVAQVRAQVVRMLGPLPTMEPLVLELLRDVASSDGSEDVRRLASSFLAR, via the coding sequence GTGAGCCCTCGTCTGAAGAGCCTGCTGACCCTCTTCGCCGTGCTGGTGATGGTCAGCCTATGGAGCATCGAGCTCCCCGACGAGCCTCCGGTCCTCCCCGCACCTCCCCCCGAGCTGCCCGTCCCCGAGGTCCCGCAGGCCCCTGTCCTCCAGGGCGTGAAGGGCCGCCACCGCGTGCTGACGCCGGGACTGGAGCACCGCTACCACTTCGACCTGGACACCCGGACGGCCGAGCAGCTCCCCGGCGCGGAAGCGGGCCGAAGCTGGCGGCAGTTCGGGTGGAGCGGGACGCTGGAGCTCACGTACGTGGGCCTGGAGGGAGAGCGGCACTTCTTCGCGGGCCGGTTGAGCCTGACTCGCGTGGAGGAGAATGGACTTCCCGATGAAGCCTCGCTGAGGGAGCTGGGCACCGCGCTCGAGCAGCCCGTGTATCTGGCACAGGACCTCAGAGGTCGAATCCTCACGGTGTACTCCGATGCGACGCTGAAACATCGCGCGAGGCACCTGGTGAGCCTGCTCCTGTCCACCACCCAGTTCGTCGCGGAGGACGGGCGGAGCTGGAGCACCGAGGAGACGGACACGACGGGGGACTTCGAATCCGAGTACCGCGCCGGTGGCAGCGCGAACACCTACGTGAAGACCCAGCGGCGCTACCTGCGGACGGCCCTTCCGCTGTGGGCGCCCTTGGGACCCAGGGGACCGGGCCTCATGGTGCCCCGGCTGCGAGGACACTTGGACTTCACGCTCGACGAGGAGGGGCTGGTGCGTGAAGTCACGGGCTCGGAGGTGGTGGAGACAGGGGGTGGCGCGCTGGGCCTGCCCTTGCTGCGCACGGAGACACGGGTGGCGCTGACGCGATGGGACTCGCGACAGGGGCCACCGCTCTCGATGGTTGCCTTTCGCGAGACAAGAGCCCGGTTGGGCGCCGAGCCCCTGTCCGCGTCCCAGAGCACCGTCACGCCGGAGCGAGACCGGCTCCTCGTGGGAGACGCGACGCTGGAGGAGCTGATCCACGCGCTGGAGGACACGCCCCGGGAGGACGAGAGTGTCCACGTCCTCCTCCGGGAGCGACTGTCGGCCCTGCTGCGATGGAAGCCCTCGAGCGCGAAGGACGCGGCGCGGTGGTTTCGCTCAAGGCTCCTCGATGACGCGGTGGCCAGCGACGTACTCGACGCCCTGGGAGACGCGGGGACACCCGAGGCACAACACGCGCTGGCGTCGCTGCTCCTCCCGTCACGGCGAGACGCCCACCTGCGCGCCCTCTCGGCGGCGGGAAGGGTGGGGCGCCCCACCGTGGAGCTGGCCCTGGCGCTGACACGCGCCCTGGAGTCCGCGCGCAAGCCAGAGCTGAGACACGCGGCGATGATGGCACTGGGCACGGTGGCTCGAAACCTGGAGCGCTTCGAGCCAGGACATGCGCTCGACCTGGTCGAGGACTTGTTGAAGCACTGCGAAGCCAGGCCCCTCGACGTGGAGCCCTGCCTGCGCGCGATGGCGAGGATGGGGTCTCCTCGAAGCCTCGCCTATGCGAGCACCGCGCGCTCCCATCCCTCCCCGCACATCCGGGCCGCGGCCACGGAAGCCCTGGGGGCCATCGACGGCGCGGACGTGGACGTGCTCCTGGACACGGTGCTGCTCGAGGACACGGACGCACTCGTCCGGGAGAAGGCCGCGGAGGTGATATCGCGACGCGTGGCCGCGCCTCACCTCCGTGCGGCGACCCAAGCGCTGCGCACGGAGCCCGTGGCCCAGGTCCGCGCTCAAGTGGTGCGGATGCTGGGGCCGCTGCCGACCATGGAGCCGCTCGTCCTGGAGCTGCTGCGCGACGTGGCCTCGAGTGATGGCTCGGAGGACGTGCGCCGCCTGGCCTCGTCCTTCCTCGCCAGGTAG
- the dnaA gene encoding chromosomal replication initiator protein DnaA translates to MNALAQAASPIPSAGILWNKLLEAIRQEGRQYALQWLDRVRALEVRDNTLVLGVPDRFFRDWVDDHYRSLLEGHLARMGDGLVSVAYEVVEGLVPEGTFPPTPTVKVSVGRPSRLNSRFTFSTFVVADSNQLPAAAAQAVSDKPGHHYNPLYIYGGTGLGKTHLLQAVGNHIWEKDPSQRVVFLSSEQFTNEYVESVREHRMTDFRRKFREECDVLLIDDIQFLGKREETQKEFFYTFNTLYELGKAIILTSDTVPAEIPGLEERLRSRFTMGLMTDIREPTYETRVAILQKKAVAENLHLPDSVAHFIAKHIQKNVRELEGALVKLSAVHSLTRQPVTEEFAAEVLRDILPAQHAVDVEAIQREVARFYKVTVESLKEDRRHKALAHARQVAMYLSRKLTKSSFPEIASRFSKDHSTVISAVRKVEGLRESDPTVKRELAELELRLGGH, encoded by the coding sequence TTGAACGCCCTCGCCCAGGCCGCATCTCCCATTCCAAGTGCTGGAATTCTCTGGAACAAATTGCTGGAGGCCATCCGTCAGGAAGGTCGTCAGTATGCGCTCCAGTGGTTGGATCGGGTGCGTGCCCTGGAGGTGCGCGACAACACCCTCGTCCTGGGTGTTCCGGACCGTTTCTTCCGCGACTGGGTGGATGACCACTACCGGAGTCTGCTCGAAGGACACCTCGCCCGGATGGGCGACGGTCTGGTCTCCGTGGCCTATGAGGTGGTGGAAGGTCTGGTCCCCGAAGGCACCTTTCCGCCCACACCCACCGTGAAGGTGAGCGTGGGCCGTCCTTCGCGGCTCAACAGCCGCTTCACCTTCAGCACCTTCGTGGTGGCGGACAGCAACCAGCTCCCCGCGGCGGCGGCCCAGGCGGTGTCCGACAAGCCGGGCCATCACTACAACCCGCTCTACATCTATGGCGGCACGGGGTTGGGGAAGACGCACCTGCTCCAGGCGGTGGGCAACCACATCTGGGAGAAGGACCCCTCGCAGCGGGTGGTGTTCCTGTCGAGCGAGCAGTTCACCAATGAGTACGTGGAGAGCGTTCGCGAGCACCGCATGACGGACTTCCGGCGGAAGTTCCGCGAGGAGTGCGACGTGCTGCTCATCGACGACATCCAGTTCCTGGGCAAGCGCGAGGAGACGCAGAAGGAGTTCTTCTACACCTTCAACACGCTCTACGAGCTGGGCAAGGCCATCATCCTCACCAGCGACACGGTGCCCGCGGAGATTCCGGGCCTGGAGGAGCGGCTGCGCAGCCGGTTCACCATGGGCCTGATGACGGACATCCGCGAGCCCACGTACGAGACGCGGGTGGCCATCCTCCAGAAGAAGGCCGTCGCGGAGAACCTGCACCTGCCGGACTCGGTGGCGCACTTCATCGCCAAGCACATCCAGAAGAACGTGCGGGAGCTCGAGGGCGCGCTGGTGAAGCTGTCCGCGGTGCACAGCCTGACGCGCCAGCCCGTGACGGAGGAGTTCGCCGCGGAGGTGTTGCGCGACATCCTCCCCGCCCAGCACGCGGTGGATGTCGAAGCCATCCAGCGCGAGGTGGCCCGCTTCTACAAGGTCACGGTGGAGTCCTTGAAAGAGGACCGCCGTCACAAGGCCCTGGCCCATGCCCGCCAGGTGGCCATGTACCTGAGCCGCAAGCTGACCAAGAGCTCGTTCCCTGAAATCGCGTCGCGCTTCAGCAAGGACCACTCCACCGTCATCTCCGCCGTCCGCAAGGTGGAGGGACTTCGCGAGTCGGACCCCACCGTGAAGCGTGAGCTGGCGGAGCTGGAGCTGAGGCTCGGCGGCCACTGA
- the rpmH gene encoding 50S ribosomal protein L34: MSKRTYQPSKLRRNRTHGFRKRNGTKSGRDVLKRRRAKGRKRLVVSAAKK, encoded by the coding sequence GTGTCCAAGCGCACGTACCAGCCGTCGAAGCTGCGCCGCAACCGCACCCACGGGTTCCGCAAGCGCAACGGAACCAAGTCCGGCCGTGATGTCCTCAAGCGCCGCCGCGCGAAGGGCCGCAAGCGGCTGGTCGTGTCGGCTGCCAAGAAGTAA
- the rnpA gene encoding ribonuclease P protein component yields the protein MRAEGATPGQTGPADQRFPKALRLLSRREFLEVQDGGQKIPSDCLLALYKRNGRTYSRVGLTVSSKVGNAVVRARLRRVLRELFRKRRMQWPSGLDVVLVARSSAKEASFMDLSRAFDGVTRKLQRLPPAAESKPKEPPR from the coding sequence GTGAGGGCCGAGGGTGCGACGCCGGGCCAGACTGGCCCGGCAGACCAGCGCTTCCCCAAGGCCCTTCGCCTGCTCAGCAGGCGTGAGTTCCTCGAGGTGCAGGACGGTGGGCAGAAGATTCCTTCCGACTGTCTCCTCGCCCTCTACAAACGCAATGGCCGGACGTACTCCCGTGTTGGCCTCACCGTGTCGAGCAAGGTGGGAAACGCGGTAGTGCGCGCGCGCCTCAGGCGCGTGCTGCGCGAGTTGTTCCGCAAGCGCCGCATGCAATGGCCCTCGGGCCTGGACGTGGTGTTGGTGGCGCGCTCATCCGCGAAGGAAGCCTCCTTCATGGACTTGTCCCGCGCCTTCGACGGTGTCACCCGTAAGCTGCAGCGGCTCCCGCCGGCCGCCGAGTCGAAGCCGAAGGAGCCTCCCAGATGA
- the yidD gene encoding membrane protein insertion efficiency factor YidD — protein sequence MSPLAFVISLPIRFYRKFLGPLLPKVCRFYPSCSTYAMEALEKHGGLKGSWLTVWRLLRCQPFHPGGIDPVP from the coding sequence ATGAGCCCGCTCGCCTTCGTCATCTCGCTGCCCATCCGCTTCTATCGGAAGTTCCTCGGGCCGCTTTTGCCGAAGGTGTGCCGCTTCTATCCCTCGTGCTCCACCTACGCCATGGAGGCGCTGGAAAAGCACGGAGGGCTCAAGGGTTCCTGGCTCACCGTGTGGCGCTTGTTGCGCTGCCAGCCCTTCCACCCCGGTGGCATCGACCCGGTGCCGTGA
- the yidC gene encoding membrane protein insertase YidC — protein MNDPLSPQSNDSQKRLLVALLLSFAITAGWMFLFPPPPATPGAEDGGVAAAGPQDAGTQQAQAALPPSGEATPPTSGTPTEATPPPPARKVDLTRKEAVYQFSSQGAGLTSAVLQGVKMREQGSLSVAQGFQLLVGKEVPPAPQMNLAQPVPNQPLPLSVTIEGSSPLPANVSYAVEEKTGGAGLDSVTFTGRQGPWEVVKVFQWPNEGFEMLYTIQVKNISGQPQNGELQVHYSRAIDPNFEHAPSFFGGVGNLSRSSCQVDDKLHNMNPGDDKPEDTKGNISFFGINQQYFVSALYPLDGPRPGHCILTATPTARQATAAFPLSVAAGETMTLRLGGYLGPKDPDLMASVPGTELVQAANLNAQNTFRPALTDTVDFGIWAVICKLLLTIMKFFHGLTGNWGVAIILLTVVVKMVLLPLTYRSMVSMEEVKKLQPRMEEIRKKYADNREQQNLEIMKLYQEAKVNPLGGCLPLLIQMPVWIALFTALRNSFDLYGEPFFGPIWRDLTYKDPTYLLPLALGVSMIITQKMQPQMMDATQAKIMTWFVPGIFTLTLLQYPAGLSLYIFTNNILSIAQQYGLRKWLDRNKPQTGGGTPAVVAAGGKRK, from the coding sequence ATGAACGATCCGCTCTCGCCCCAGTCGAACGACTCCCAGAAGCGGCTCCTGGTCGCCCTGCTGCTCTCCTTCGCCATCACCGCCGGTTGGATGTTCCTCTTCCCGCCCCCGCCCGCCACGCCTGGCGCCGAGGACGGAGGAGTGGCGGCGGCGGGCCCCCAGGACGCTGGCACCCAGCAGGCCCAGGCTGCTCTCCCACCGTCGGGTGAGGCCACGCCTCCCACCTCGGGCACCCCCACGGAGGCCACCCCTCCCCCGCCCGCCCGCAAGGTGGACCTGACCCGCAAGGAGGCCGTCTACCAGTTCTCCTCCCAGGGAGCGGGCCTGACGTCGGCGGTGCTCCAGGGCGTGAAGATGCGCGAGCAGGGCTCGCTGTCGGTGGCCCAGGGCTTCCAGCTCCTCGTGGGCAAGGAGGTCCCCCCCGCGCCGCAGATGAACCTGGCGCAGCCGGTGCCCAACCAGCCGCTGCCCCTGTCCGTCACCATCGAGGGCTCAAGCCCCCTGCCGGCCAACGTGTCCTACGCGGTGGAGGAGAAGACGGGCGGCGCCGGGCTGGACTCCGTCACCTTCACGGGCCGCCAGGGTCCGTGGGAGGTGGTGAAGGTGTTCCAGTGGCCGAACGAGGGCTTCGAGATGCTCTACACCATCCAGGTGAAGAACATCTCCGGCCAGCCGCAGAACGGCGAGCTGCAGGTGCACTACTCGCGCGCCATCGACCCGAACTTCGAGCACGCCCCGTCCTTCTTCGGCGGCGTGGGCAACCTGAGCCGCTCCTCGTGCCAGGTGGACGACAAGCTCCACAACATGAACCCGGGCGACGACAAGCCCGAGGACACGAAGGGCAACATCTCCTTCTTCGGCATCAACCAGCAGTACTTCGTCTCGGCGCTCTACCCGCTGGACGGCCCGCGCCCCGGCCACTGCATCCTCACCGCCACGCCCACCGCGCGGCAGGCGACGGCGGCCTTCCCGCTGAGCGTGGCCGCCGGTGAGACGATGACGCTGCGGCTGGGCGGCTACCTGGGCCCCAAGGACCCGGACCTGATGGCGAGCGTGCCCGGCACGGAGCTGGTCCAGGCGGCGAACCTCAACGCGCAGAACACGTTCCGCCCGGCGCTCACGGACACCGTGGACTTCGGCATCTGGGCCGTCATCTGCAAGCTGCTGCTGACCATCATGAAGTTCTTCCACGGCCTCACGGGCAACTGGGGCGTGGCCATCATCCTGCTCACGGTGGTGGTGAAGATGGTGCTGCTGCCGCTCACCTACCGCTCCATGGTCAGCATGGAAGAGGTGAAGAAGCTCCAGCCGCGCATGGAGGAGATCCGCAAGAAGTACGCGGACAACCGCGAGCAGCAGAACCTTGAAATCATGAAGCTGTACCAGGAGGCGAAGGTGAACCCCCTGGGCGGCTGCCTCCCGCTGCTCATCCAGATGCCGGTGTGGATTGCGCTCTTCACGGCCCTGCGCAACAGCTTCGACCTGTACGGCGAGCCCTTCTTCGGCCCCATCTGGAGGGACCTGACCTACAAGGACCCCACGTACCTGCTGCCCCTGGCGCTGGGCGTGTCGATGATCATCACCCAGAAGATGCAGCCGCAGATGATGGATGCGACCCAGGCGAAGATCATGACCTGGTTCGTGCCCGGCATCTTCACCCTGACGCTGCTCCAGTACCCGGCCGGTCTGTCGCTCTACATCTTCACCAACAACATCCTCTCCATCGCGCAGCAGTACGGGTTGAGGAAGTGGCTGGACCGCAACAAGCCCCAGACGGGTGGGGGAACGCCCGCGGTGGTGGCGGCGGGAGGAAAACGCAAGTGA
- a CDS encoding tRNA modification GTPase, with product MTSASPTIVALATAPTAGAVGIIRLSGPAALEVGRRLAPGVPPSPTPRHAYLASFVDAHGRVLDEGLFLYFRAPASFTGEDVVELQAHGGPRLLRLLLERTLEEGLARLATPGEFTRRAFLNGRIDLTRAEAVADLVAADSESAVRAAAAGLSGALTGRVRALEEPLRELHADLEGVLNFPDEAEGADEDAESRVQALRAQAEALIAEAGQGRLVRRGARVAMFGPVNAGKSTLFNRLVGEARALVDDEPGTTRDALEARVEWNGLGVTLFDTAGLRETPGRVEALGIARTRELLSGVDLAVLVLPPGTSVEDAERWRDEAGSTPVLMVDGKCDVASSHSRVRETADEGAERKRGDVSAPSVPTVDGKRGVAPPHPDVPETPSAGVERKRGVEDTSSVWTVAGKSGVASLHPHAREALAEDAERSHEVAGITPMRMVMSDSSVRSPRFEVERKRGDVSAPSERKADAPGASGTPPPLPRPRVSGLTGEGVEALREVLLSRLWGAGTPSAVALVSERHADALRRASEALSRAESASRLSTLEVVSGEVAIALEALGELSGTSASEALIDAIFQRFCIGK from the coding sequence ATGACGTCCGCCTCTCCCACGATTGTCGCCCTGGCCACCGCGCCCACCGCGGGGGCCGTGGGCATCATCCGGTTGTCGGGCCCCGCCGCACTCGAAGTCGGCCGCCGGCTGGCTCCGGGGGTGCCGCCCTCCCCCACTCCGCGCCATGCGTACCTCGCGAGCTTCGTGGACGCGCACGGCCGCGTGCTGGACGAGGGGCTCTTCCTCTACTTCCGCGCGCCCGCGTCGTTCACGGGTGAGGACGTGGTGGAGCTGCAGGCGCATGGAGGTCCGCGGCTGTTGCGGTTGTTGTTGGAGCGGACGCTGGAGGAGGGGCTCGCGCGTCTGGCGACGCCGGGTGAGTTCACACGTCGCGCCTTCTTGAATGGCCGCATCGACCTCACGCGCGCGGAGGCAGTGGCGGACCTGGTGGCGGCGGACTCGGAGTCCGCGGTGCGTGCGGCGGCGGCGGGGTTGTCCGGGGCGCTCACCGGGCGGGTGCGCGCGCTGGAGGAGCCGCTGCGCGAGCTGCACGCGGACCTGGAGGGAGTGCTCAACTTCCCCGACGAGGCCGAGGGCGCCGATGAGGACGCGGAGTCGCGAGTCCAGGCGCTGCGCGCTCAAGCGGAGGCGTTGATTGCCGAGGCGGGACAGGGGCGCCTGGTGCGCCGGGGCGCGCGCGTGGCGATGTTCGGCCCCGTCAACGCGGGCAAGTCCACGCTGTTCAACCGGCTGGTGGGGGAGGCGCGGGCGTTGGTGGACGATGAGCCCGGCACGACGCGCGATGCGCTGGAGGCGCGGGTCGAGTGGAACGGGCTCGGCGTGACGTTGTTCGACACCGCGGGCCTGCGCGAGACGCCAGGGCGAGTGGAGGCGCTGGGCATTGCCCGGACGCGCGAGCTGCTCTCGGGGGTGGACCTGGCGGTGCTCGTGCTTCCGCCTGGGACCTCGGTGGAGGACGCGGAGCGCTGGCGCGACGAGGCGGGCTCGACGCCCGTGCTGATGGTCGACGGCAAGTGCGATGTGGCCTCTTCGCATTCACGTGTTCGCGAGACCGCGGACGAGGGTGCGGAGCGCAAGCGCGGCGATGTGAGTGCCCCGTCAGTGCCGACGGTCGACGGCAAGAGGGGTGTTGCTCCTCCTCATCCGGATGTTCCCGAGACTCCGTCCGCGGGTGTTGAGCGCAAGCGCGGCGTGGAAGACACCTCGTCCGTGTGGACTGTCGCCGGCAAGAGTGGCGTGGCTTCTCTTCATCCTCACGCTCGTGAGGCCCTGGCCGAGGATGCGGAGCGCTCGCACGAAGTGGCCGGCATCACGCCGATGCGGATGGTCATGTCTGACTCATCCGTGCGCTCACCTCGCTTCGAGGTGGAGCGCAAGCGCGGCGATGTGAGTGCCCCGTCCGAACGGAAGGCCGATGCTCCGGGTGCATCCGGCACGCCCCCTCCCCTCCCGCGTCCGCGTGTCAGCGGGCTCACGGGCGAGGGCGTGGAGGCACTGCGCGAGGTGCTCCTCTCCCGTTTGTGGGGCGCCGGCACGCCCTCGGCGGTGGCCCTCGTGTCCGAGCGTCACGCCGATGCCTTGCGTCGCGCCTCCGAGGCACTGTCCCGCGCGGAGTCCGCTTCACGCCTCTCAACCTTGGAGGTCGTGTCCGGCGAAGTCGCCATCGCCCTGGAAGCCCTCGGCGAGCTGTCCGGAACGTCTGCTTCCGAGGCGCTCATCGACGCAATCTTCCAGCGATTCTGCATCGGCAAGTGA
- a CDS encoding Uma2 family endonuclease: MTEGIIHLANHSMLSALPAGWVGEILDEELVASPRLTPAQTRAAFMLGVELGEQLDKRRGGSGRWCFLRAPELRLGHDVLVPDVAGWRRERVASPIDPDVPFLTLAPDWVCEVIAPTTAALDRTRKLPLYARQGVSHVWLVDPAARTLETYQRVKRGWLLTGCYESDALVRAEPFSSAPVELESLWLPESSIVGDHSLFATAP; encoded by the coding sequence GTGACGGAAGGCATCATCCACCTGGCGAACCACTCCATGCTTTCGGCCCTGCCCGCGGGATGGGTGGGAGAGATTCTGGACGAAGAGCTCGTGGCCTCTCCCAGGCTGACTCCCGCGCAGACGCGCGCCGCCTTCATGCTGGGGGTGGAACTGGGCGAACAGCTCGACAAGCGCCGGGGCGGCAGCGGCCGCTGGTGCTTCCTGCGAGCCCCCGAACTGCGTCTGGGTCACGACGTGCTCGTCCCCGATGTCGCCGGTTGGCGCCGCGAGCGCGTGGCGTCCCCCATCGACCCGGATGTCCCCTTCCTCACCCTGGCCCCGGACTGGGTCTGTGAGGTGATTGCGCCCACCACCGCGGCGCTGGACCGCACCCGCAAGCTCCCCCTCTACGCACGCCAGGGTGTCTCCCATGTCTGGCTGGTAGACCCCGCCGCGCGCACGCTGGAGACGTACCAGCGCGTCAAGCGCGGCTGGCTCCTCACCGGCTGCTACGAGTCCGACGCCTTGGTGCGCGCCGAGCCCTTCTCCTCCGCGCCCGTGGAGCTCGAGTCCCTGTGGCTCCCCGAGTCCTCCATCGTCGGCGACCACTCCCTGTTCGCCACGGCGCCTTGA
- a CDS encoding general secretion pathway protein GspE, with the protein MKKRLGDILLARGVVDALQLHSALAYQRKWGVPLGQVVVDQRFCTAEQVLEALAEQAGMQTVDLDAQPPESALARLIPERVAEAHRVVPLRLEGQAPRDTLVVAMAAPASLASLDAVKSVTGRVRVVAKLATDASIRRAIGRMYRGETSTTQRRPGMEGFSLPETDEQMPLVLSGSMAELTNMEAPAEDSVELPLLSSLEEATARPQPVVPAPRAPSHTKLPTLTAARPEPMAQVLVYGWGAEAAAGLVKVLTGKGFSSRVANTEELLASHETQVVVTPLPSMEALGRKVLAQVVVAGKTPEVDLPRAQAVGARGFLAAPVDPDLMLRAVRRLAPTAANATFLRRAS; encoded by the coding sequence ATGAAGAAGCGACTGGGGGACATCCTGTTGGCGCGTGGGGTGGTGGATGCGCTGCAGCTCCACTCCGCGCTGGCGTATCAGCGGAAGTGGGGCGTGCCGCTGGGGCAGGTGGTGGTGGATCAACGCTTCTGCACGGCGGAGCAGGTGCTGGAGGCGTTGGCGGAGCAGGCGGGAATGCAGACGGTGGACCTGGATGCGCAGCCTCCCGAGTCCGCGCTGGCCCGACTGATTCCCGAGCGGGTGGCGGAAGCACACCGCGTGGTGCCGCTGAGGCTGGAGGGACAGGCGCCTCGCGACACGCTGGTGGTGGCCATGGCCGCTCCCGCGAGCCTCGCGTCCCTGGACGCGGTGAAGAGTGTCACGGGCAGGGTGCGCGTGGTGGCGAAGCTGGCCACGGACGCGTCCATCCGCCGCGCCATCGGCCGCATGTACCGGGGCGAGACGAGCACGACGCAGCGCCGTCCTGGAATGGAGGGCTTCTCGCTGCCGGAGACGGATGAGCAGATGCCCCTGGTGCTCAGTGGCAGCATGGCGGAGCTGACGAACATGGAGGCTCCGGCCGAGGACTCGGTGGAGCTGCCCCTGTTGTCCTCGCTGGAGGAGGCGACGGCACGTCCTCAGCCCGTCGTTCCCGCGCCTCGTGCGCCTTCGCACACGAAGCTGCCCACGCTGACGGCGGCCCGTCCGGAGCCCATGGCGCAGGTGCTCGTCTACGGCTGGGGCGCGGAGGCCGCCGCGGGGCTGGTGAAGGTGCTGACGGGGAAGGGGTTCAGCTCGCGGGTGGCGAACACCGAGGAGCTCCTGGCGTCGCATGAGACGCAGGTGGTGGTGACGCCGCTGCCGTCGATGGAGGCCCTGGGACGGAAGGTGCTGGCCCAGGTGGTGGTGGCGGGAAAGACGCCCGAGGTGGACCTGCCTCGCGCCCAGGCAGTGGGGGCCCGAGGCTTCCTGGCGGCCCCGGTCGACCCCGACTTGATGTTGCGCGCGGTGCGCCGGCTTGCGCCGACGGCGGCCAACGCCACGTTTCTCAGACGCGCCAGTTGA